CAAATCAGAACGTCGTGACCGGCGAGAGGGAATAAGTCCGGACATTCCCACATGTAGCCGAATTCACCCAGCCCGTATAAACCTGAACCGGCAATTTCGCCGAGCAGATCCCAGGCCAGTAAGTTGTCTGAGCGCAGTAATAACACTTTGCCTTTAAGGCTGAGATCCTGAGCGCCCAGCACCATGTACCAGTGTTTGTCATGCCACCAGACTTTCGGATCCCGCACATGTCCGGTATAGCCTTGCGGCAGGTTGAATACCGGCCCGGCTTTATCAAATTGCCCTTCAGCATTTTCGCGGGCCAGACATTGAAATGCCGTGCGGCTGCCATCGGGATATTTCACATTACCGGTGTAAATGAGCGTCAGCTGTCCGTTATCTGTTACGGCTGAACCGGAATAACACCCGTGGGTTTCGAATTCTTCTGACGGCACCAGCGCCACCGGTTCATGCTGCCAGTGAAGTAAATCGGCTGAACTCCAGTGCCCCCAGAACTTGGCACCGTGCGCGCACGCCAGCGGGTTCCACTGATAGAACAAATGGAAACGACCATTATGCTGGATAAAGCCATTAGGGTCATTGAGCAGCCCGACCGGCGGCGCGAGATGCCAGCCGGGGCGATAAGGATCCGCCGCCGCTCTGACCTGACCGGCCACCACACTGCGCAGGGCTTTTTTCAGCAAACGGGTTTCCGTCATTTTTCACTCTCCGTGTTGTATTTCAGCAGCAGTGACAGCAGGAATGCGCTGCCGAAGGCAATCACCAGACCAATAAGGTAGCTGAGAATCGAACTGGATTGCACGATGGCCAGCCCCGGAATACCGGTCAGGCCCACCGCCGTCATGTTGACGTGCATCGCGACTACCCAGGCACCGCCGAGCGCACCGCCTGCCAGCGCCGCGAGAAAAGGTTTCATAAAGCGCAGGTTGATACCGAAAATGGCCGCTTCCGTTATGCCAAGCATGGCGGAGAATGCCGAAGGCACTGCAATGGCTTTAATTTTCGCATCACGCGTTTTGAAATAGACCGCAAGACAGGCGCCGCCCTGCGCAACATTGGCCATTGACCAGATAGGCAGCAGGAAATTCACCCCTATATTCGGGTTCCCCAGTAAACCGGCCTCAATAGCATGGAAGCTGTGGTGAATGCCGGTGATCACGATAACCGAATACAATCCGCCAAACACCAGGCCTGCCACCCAACCGGCATGGGTAATTAACGTGCTGAGAATAAAGGAGATACCGTCCCCGAGTACACGACCCGCAGGGCCGATGAGCAGGAAAGCGATAAAACCGGAAATGATGACCGTCAGGAAAGGTGTCAGGATCAAATCCAGGGCATCAGGGATTACTTTGCGCAGGCGTTTTTCAATAAAGCTCATGAACCAGACGGCCAGCAACACCGGGAATACCGTGCCCTGATAACCGATCATCGCAATCTCAATACCAAAGAAATTCATGGTATGGAAACCACTGGCAACGCCCCAGGCGTTGGTCAGCGCCGGATGTGTCAGAATGCCGCCCAGGGTGGCGCCGAGGAACGGATTGCCGCCAAATTCGCGCGCGGCAGTGAAACCAATCAGGATCGGCAGAATGATAAATGCCGCCGAGCTGAACATATCGAGCATGATAAAAATCGCGCTCTCAGGATTAGCCCAGCCATAGGTTTTCACCATGCCAAGCAGCCCCATCAGCAGGCCGGAGGCGACAATCGCCGGAATAATCGGCACAAAGATATTCGACAGTACGCGCGCGAGTCGCTGGAAAGGATTAAGTTTTCGTGCCGCAATATCGGCGGCTTCGGATTTACTCGATTCGCTGATACCGGCCACTTTAATAAACTCGGCGTACACCTTGTTCACCAGCCCCGTACCGAAAATGATCTGAATCTGTCCGGCGTTGCTGAAACAGCCTTTTACGCCTTCCACTTTTTCGATGGCACTTTTGTTGATCAGACTGTCGTCTGCCAGCACCAGGCGCAGACGTGTGGCACAGTGTGCCGCGCTGGCAATATTGTCCTTCCCGCCCAACAGCGGAAGCAGCTCAGTCGCGATTGCATTGATGTTCATAGAATCCCTTAATTTATCATTACCGTTAACGCCCGGTCAGGCCGGGCGCTTTTTTTGTGAATCAAACTGTGCCGTTTAGAACCAGGTTTCCATCTGGATGCCGAAATTCCACTGCCCGCCTGCCGCAAAACCATCAGTACCAAAGGAATCACTGGAAGAGTAGCTGTCGAGTTCTTTGCTCCAGTCCATGTAAGTGGCAAAGAAGCGGATTTCAGGGCGGCTCAGCATATTGCTGATATCGCCCACCTTGAAGGTCGGTGCGAAGGTCAGTTTGTAGAAACCGCCTTTCACTTTGTTGTAATCGCTGTAACCCTGCGGATCGAGATCCATATACTGATAGCTGCCTTCATACGCCAGCTCGAAATTCTCGGTAATTTGCTGGATCAGCCGGGTGTTGAACGTCAGCCATTTATAATCATCCCCGGAGACGTAACGGTCTTTACTCTGCTGAGCCAGCACAGCCGGTGCAATACTCCAGTTTTTGCTGATCGGCGTGATGCCGTAGGTTGCCAGACGAAGTGTACTGGCATCGTCAGTCAGATGTCCGTCAGAACCCAGTGCTTTCACCTCCGCCCCCAGCCCGTGACCGTAAAGCAGCGCTGTTTTGGATGTCCCTTCACGCAGGCCATAGAAACTGTCGCCGTGGTATGCCAGCAGGGTGTGGAAGCCGGTGTCAGCCGCATTAGTGATCCCACTTGTGCCGGTATTCTCGCGATCCTGATTGTTTTTGGCACGCAACCCGCTCAGCATCCACTGGAAAGGCCCGGCATAGTTGTTGGCCGTGACAATGTAATTTTCGATGCGGGTATCATCGTTGTTATTGTCTTCAAGATCGTCAAAGTTTCTGCCGTAAAGCGAGAAGTTACTTTTCAAATTCTCGCCCCATTTGACGTCGTAGATCCCGCCGCCGGTGCCTGCCAGGAAGATGATGTCGGAATCAAGCCAGTGAATGTCGAAATTATCGCGGTCAAAGCGTTTGCCCGCCCAGAGTGTGGAATCTTTCCAGGGACCGCTGAACGTGGGTAAAGAGCCGAGTTCAACAAAGGCCTGACGGATATTTAAATCGCTGGTCGCCGCGGTCCAGTCGTTATAGCTGCGCTGACCGTCAGCCAGCATGACTTTGTAGCGGGAGGTCGCGCCGCTGGCCATCGTCTGGTTATGCTCCAGATTCAGCTCGACGTAGGTGTCTTTTTCGTTGCCCAGACGCCCGACGGCACCGCCGGTTTGTCCGGCAGGGGTGACATAAGGGCCGCTTTCCGTTGAGGTCGCGGAGTCATTCATGATCACGCCTGAACGTGCATATCCCGTGAATTTAAACCCGCTGTTATCACTGCTGTTTTTAGTCGTATCCGCCGCTAACGTTTCCGTACGTTTAGCCACCTCCGCCGTTTTTTGCCCGGTCATCTCAACATCCTTCGCCACCAGGCGCGTCTGCTGTTCATTACTGGCCGTGCGCGCTTCCAGCGTTTTGACCTGCTGTTCTGCTTCACTGGCACGCCTCTCGGCTTTGGCGGCGCGGTTCTCGGCGACCTGTAGTCGTTTTTCCAGTGCCGCAAAGCGGGCTTCAATGGCGCTGGCTGAAATATCGGTGCCCTGGGCGGTGCCTGATAAAATTAATCCAATAGCAACAGCAAGATAACGAGGTTTGATCATCATTTTTATCACTCAGAAGAGGTTTAATTATTATGGGAAAACTATTTAGCTAAATTGCTAAACTGGTTTTCCTGAGCACAATAAACATTGACGCGGCCCGCAGGCAATGAAGTTTTGCAGTCCTGTCGTGGAATTGTGATCTTGCTGGCAAATCGCTCTCTGATCCTGAGAATTTATTTGCACTTGAATAGCTAAACCGGTTCTTCTATTTTATCGACAGACAATTTATCAGAGTTTGAAAAAAGGAATGAAGATGAATAACCGGGTTTGGGTATTGGGCGATGCGGTGG
This genomic interval from Rahnella aquatilis CIP 78.65 = ATCC 33071 contains the following:
- a CDS encoding carbohydrate porin, which codes for MMIKPRYLAVAIGLILSGTAQGTDISASAIEARFAALEKRLQVAENRAAKAERRASEAEQQVKTLEARTASNEQQTRLVAKDVEMTGQKTAEVAKRTETLAADTTKNSSDNSGFKFTGYARSGVIMNDSATSTESGPYVTPAGQTGGAVGRLGNEKDTYVELNLEHNQTMASGATSRYKVMLADGQRSYNDWTAATSDLNIRQAFVELGSLPTFSGPWKDSTLWAGKRFDRDNFDIHWLDSDIIFLAGTGGGIYDVKWGENLKSNFSLYGRNFDDLEDNNNDDTRIENYIVTANNYAGPFQWMLSGLRAKNNQDRENTGTSGITNAADTGFHTLLAYHGDSFYGLREGTSKTALLYGHGLGAEVKALGSDGHLTDDASTLRLATYGITPISKNWSIAPAVLAQQSKDRYVSGDDYKWLTFNTRLIQQITENFELAYEGSYQYMDLDPQGYSDYNKVKGGFYKLTFAPTFKVGDISNMLSRPEIRFFATYMDWSKELDSYSSSDSFGTDGFAAGGQWNFGIQMETWF
- a CDS encoding sucrose-specific PTS transporter subunit IIBC, with amino-acid sequence MNINAIATELLPLLGGKDNIASAAHCATRLRLVLADDSLINKSAIEKVEGVKGCFSNAGQIQIIFGTGLVNKVYAEFIKVAGISESSKSEAADIAARKLNPFQRLARVLSNIFVPIIPAIVASGLLMGLLGMVKTYGWANPESAIFIMLDMFSSAAFIILPILIGFTAAREFGGNPFLGATLGGILTHPALTNAWGVASGFHTMNFFGIEIAMIGYQGTVFPVLLAVWFMSFIEKRLRKVIPDALDLILTPFLTVIISGFIAFLLIGPAGRVLGDGISFILSTLITHAGWVAGLVFGGLYSVIVITGIHHSFHAIEAGLLGNPNIGVNFLLPIWSMANVAQGGACLAVYFKTRDAKIKAIAVPSAFSAMLGITEAAIFGINLRFMKPFLAALAGGALGGAWVVAMHVNMTAVGLTGIPGLAIVQSSSILSYLIGLVIAFGSAFLLSLLLKYNTESEK